A section of the Ignavibacteriales bacterium genome encodes:
- a CDS encoding amidohydrolase family protein — MIIDSHIHIGKWSDIFFNYESTIPEAIQVMKSSGVDAALAMPTDATPNAELFAQIDDHPDFKFFYMAWINPEDPGLDSFLEQNIDSISAFKIHPSIQRKRMSDASYDKYLQIASEKKKPVIVHCGRWQEIASYKFPLECAKKYPDLMVVLAHLGGDQPGLFLQCAEDVKNGNYPHVYLGTESVREFHFVNKVVHKVGAEKVIFGSDYNLGLPLTYIPIVESLDIPASDKELIFSGNILRLLNA; from the coding sequence ATGATAATCGATTCCCACATACATATTGGCAAATGGAGCGATATTTTCTTTAATTATGAATCCACTATCCCTGAAGCGATACAGGTAATGAAATCTTCCGGCGTGGATGCTGCGCTCGCTATGCCTACCGACGCCACACCGAATGCCGAATTGTTTGCGCAGATAGACGATCATCCCGATTTTAAATTCTTTTACATGGCATGGATAAATCCGGAAGACCCGGGTCTCGATAGTTTCCTGGAGCAGAACATCGACAGCATTTCAGCATTTAAGATACATCCATCTATACAGAGAAAACGAATGAGCGATGCATCTTATGATAAATATTTACAGATCGCATCCGAGAAGAAAAAACCCGTCATAGTTCATTGCGGACGCTGGCAGGAGATAGCAAGCTACAAGTTTCCTCTCGAATGCGCCAAAAAATATCCCGACCTTATGGTTGTTCTCGCTCATCTTGGAGGTGACCAGCCTGGGCTTTTCCTGCAATGCGCTGAAGACGTGAAAAATGGCAATTACCCACACGTTTACCTCGGCACCGAATCTGTCCGGGAATTTCATTTCGTCAATAAAGTTGTGCATAAAGTTGGCGCGGAAAAAGTTATCTTCGGCTCCGATTATAATCTCGGTCTCCCGCTGACATATATCCCCATCGTAGAGTCACTCGATATACCCGCATCCGATAAAGAACTTATATTCAGCGGAAATATTTTACGTTTACTAAACGCTTAG
- a CDS encoding methionyl-tRNA formyltransferase, producing the protein MKFFFLAHGIISYNCLRDLIAKGYKPHCVVTHTDLDYDRLKDSFYEPITKLCVSNSIPIFHVNKISEIHTELAKCDVGMCLGFMEIIKKDTLDIPKHGIFNIHGGKLPKYRGRAPISRSIINGEKFFTLTLHKMDVGVDSGDVCLETVIPITDKDDINTLSKRCAEETAPLIERFFETFKRETLDCRKQDLSQNPKAYRKISDEERKIDWNRSARDIFNLIRALIPPFPGAFFESGAKKFIALNSEILLDNEVGKPGEINFITEDSVTVKCGNGSINITSLADESLNPVSIIDNFHKGDILE; encoded by the coding sequence ATGAAGTTTTTTTTTCTCGCGCACGGCATAATAAGCTATAATTGCCTGAGAGACCTCATAGCGAAAGGGTATAAACCTCATTGCGTAGTTACTCATACGGATCTTGATTACGACAGACTTAAAGATTCATTTTACGAACCTATTACAAAACTTTGTGTGTCCAATTCAATACCGATTTTCCATGTAAATAAGATCTCTGAAATTCACACGGAGCTTGCAAAATGCGACGTCGGTATGTGTCTCGGATTCATGGAAATAATAAAAAAAGATACACTGGATATCCCAAAGCACGGCATTTTTAATATACACGGAGGGAAACTCCCGAAATACCGCGGACGCGCTCCAATATCCCGCTCCATTATCAATGGAGAAAAATTTTTCACACTTACACTGCATAAAATGGATGTAGGAGTTGATTCCGGTGATGTCTGCCTCGAGACAGTGATCCCCATAACCGATAAAGATGACATTAATACTCTCTCAAAAAGATGTGCAGAAGAAACAGCTCCTCTCATTGAGCGTTTCTTTGAGACTTTCAAACGGGAAACCCTGGATTGCAGGAAGCAGGACCTTTCTCAAAATCCAAAAGCATATAGAAAAATATCCGACGAGGAGCGTAAGATCGATTGGAATAGAAGCGCGAGAGATATATTTAACCTAATTCGCGCTCTTATACCGCCCTTCCCCGGTGCTTTTTTCGAATCCGGTGCAAAAAAGTTCATCGCTCTTAATTCCGAGATACTGTTGGATAATGAAGTAGGTAAACCCGGCGAAATAAACTTTATAACGGAAGATTCTGTCACTGTAAAGTGTGGTAATGGTTCGATCAACATCACTTCACTTGCCGATGAATCCTTGAATCCCGTTTCTATTATTGATAATTTTCACAAAGGAGACATCCTGGAATGA
- a CDS encoding NAD-dependent epimerase/dehydratase family protein encodes MKNKRVLLTGGAGFIGSTLASKLHKDNEILIYDNFHRDSLSDKGLSSRHIKIVKGDVLDLSLLTKTAQDFKPQVVVHLAAIAGIDTVILNPINTMEVNMIGTLNLLKSLKKYSSKLERVLDFSTSEVLGAYAYKSTEKSSTNFAPVGEARWTYSISKVAGEHLVHSYYKVKGYPCVTIRPFNIYGPGQVGEGAIQIFIKNAVKNKTIQIHGAGDQIRSWCYIDDMLQGIELCLTKKKAVGEIFNIGNPKGTVTISSLAEKIITLCPTKSKIKYVPKNYVDVELRIPSIEKATELLGYVPKVDLNEGIKRTFAWYKKNLK; translated from the coding sequence ATTAAAAACAAAAGAGTATTACTTACTGGGGGTGCCGGATTCATCGGCAGTACCCTCGCGTCCAAACTTCACAAGGATAACGAGATCCTTATTTACGATAATTTCCATCGCGACTCGCTTTCTGATAAAGGACTCTCTTCCCGGCATATCAAGATCGTAAAGGGCGACGTACTGGATCTTTCTCTACTTACAAAAACCGCGCAGGATTTTAAGCCCCAGGTTGTAGTTCATCTTGCCGCGATCGCGGGCATTGATACGGTAATCCTAAACCCGATCAATACAATGGAAGTAAATATGATCGGGACTCTTAATCTGCTTAAGTCTTTAAAGAAATATTCATCTAAACTCGAACGAGTCCTGGACTTCTCCACAAGTGAAGTGCTCGGCGCTTACGCTTATAAATCCACCGAGAAATCCAGCACTAACTTTGCTCCCGTAGGTGAAGCCCGCTGGACGTATTCCATCAGCAAGGTTGCCGGCGAGCACCTCGTCCACAGCTATTATAAAGTGAAAGGCTACCCTTGCGTTACCATACGTCCGTTCAACATTTACGGACCGGGACAGGTAGGTGAAGGTGCTATACAGATATTTATCAAAAACGCTGTCAAAAACAAAACCATACAAATCCATGGAGCCGGCGACCAGATTCGATCATGGTGTTACATAGACGATATGCTTCAGGGTATAGAGCTCTGCCTGACTAAAAAGAAAGCTGTCGGTGAAATATTTAATATCGGTAATCCAAAGGGAACCGTAACGATCTCCTCTCTCGCTGAGAAAATAATTACCCTCTGCCCGACTAAGTCAAAGATCAAATACGTTCCGAAAAATTATGTGGATGTCGAGCTTCGTATCCCGAGCATTGAAAAGGCCACCGAATTGCTCGGCTATGTGCCAAAAGTTGATCTAAACGAGGGTATAAAACGCACGTTTGCATGGTACAAAAAAAATCTGAAATGA
- a CDS encoding GNAT family N-acetyltransferase yields the protein MFECTKVNINEDPDWTRFLKTNYNLFFDPKFLVYNDLFSKRIKWHHLKFREEKTKKIAALLTGCERTDVNGKTFISCNGASFGGFTWSDKLDLIDYNEIIRTFRKYIKAQGFNRIILRNQPFIYQKNPDEEYEYALLHEGFSITKNSITNIVDLTNFEFEKLSNPKKRSIKKSDTNIEVKILDKELDEENFKEYYSVLLENRQLKNVTPTHSIKELIYLKNNLPDKIFLFYAEIEGVIAGICILFKVKEDVILNFYMATHEEYKRARVSDLILFKSIEWAKKNGYRVYDVGTSNIGYKFLEGLFSFKKKFMASGFLRKTYELYISGK from the coding sequence ATGTTCGAATGCACTAAAGTAAATATTAACGAAGATCCCGATTGGACGCGTTTCCTTAAAACGAACTATAATCTTTTCTTCGACCCTAAGTTCCTCGTCTACAATGACCTTTTCAGCAAAAGGATCAAATGGCATCATCTTAAATTCCGCGAGGAAAAGACTAAGAAAATTGCCGCACTGCTTACGGGATGCGAAAGAACAGACGTGAATGGTAAAACATTCATCTCATGCAACGGTGCCAGCTTCGGCGGTTTCACGTGGAGCGATAAGCTCGACCTAATCGATTATAATGAGATTATTAGAACGTTTCGAAAATATATTAAAGCGCAGGGGTTTAACCGCATTATCCTGCGGAACCAGCCGTTCATTTACCAAAAAAATCCCGACGAAGAATATGAATACGCTCTGCTCCATGAAGGATTTTCTATTACTAAAAATTCGATAACGAACATTGTCGATTTAACGAATTTTGAATTTGAAAAGCTCTCTAACCCCAAAAAGCGCTCGATAAAAAAATCCGATACAAATATTGAAGTCAAAATACTGGACAAAGAACTCGATGAAGAGAATTTCAAAGAATATTATTCCGTACTTCTTGAAAACCGTCAGCTAAAAAATGTTACTCCGACACACTCCATCAAAGAGTTGATATACTTAAAAAATAATCTCCCCGATAAGATATTCCTTTTTTATGCGGAGATCGAGGGGGTCATCGCCGGTATATGCATCCTCTTTAAGGTAAAGGAGGATGTGATATTGAACTTCTACATGGCGACGCACGAAGAGTACAAACGAGCGCGGGTTTCAGACCTTATACTGTTTAAATCCATCGAGTGGGCGAAAAAGAACGGTTACAGAGTGTACGACGTAGGCACGTCAAATATCGGCTATAAATTCCTCGAAGGACTTTTCTCATTCAAAAAGAAATTTATGGCAAGCGGGTTCTTACGCAAAACTTACGAACTTTACATTAGTGGTAAATAA
- a CDS encoding glycosyltransferase family 39 protein, with the protein MANSFDQFLDYINNGKNFLKLYLFLVIFLCIVKLPTLLTADIQPWDEGMYATRVMSIYDNADVWDQSMHSVGKFYSGSHPPLLIWIGYAFTLIFGASAPVFKIIPFLFGLGSIYFIMKIGQEMYDLKTGFLSALILSGNLIFNVFAKRFQFDIPYTFFILLAFYYIVLYIKNPQSKYIIYVGITFGLCLMVKILVGFYIPIILFLFWILQRKKTSLTFNNIFVLTLIGVLIALPWHLYMIVTYGQEFLHYFLGFHIFDRAFVGVEQNEKGSGVLYHINYFLSIIPFGIIAFFSLLKDARNYKNLDWRKVFLWVWFLVGLIIISSFRTKLEVYVLLILAPACLIIPRYLFDMKPGFTREKSTLLFAILFNILWFASYYYRPDIKEYIAESNKIIVLLMLVVSIILLSAIAFFLAKKTNISNLLTGMIVAVFLGVNIFFLVKPLDWDYEFRLTPVKEEIDASGKEKIFYVGSFFRYNPQFSFYFDGLDIGWHNDKYSYYFADTKDGFDNVKNILDTLTKGEYNIIVEKDNINRTEYPDSKKFIPENFKLVKRTGGYELYQN; encoded by the coding sequence ATGGCTAATTCATTCGATCAATTTTTAGATTACATAAACAACGGGAAAAATTTCTTAAAGCTGTATCTTTTTCTCGTTATTTTTTTATGTATCGTCAAATTACCCACCCTTTTAACGGCAGACATACAGCCCTGGGATGAAGGCATGTACGCAACCCGCGTGATGTCTATTTACGATAATGCCGATGTCTGGGACCAGAGCATGCATTCCGTTGGTAAATTCTATTCCGGCTCACATCCGCCACTTCTCATCTGGATAGGTTACGCTTTCACTTTAATATTTGGCGCGAGTGCTCCTGTTTTCAAGATAATTCCATTCCTGTTCGGACTTGGAAGTATTTACTTTATCATGAAGATCGGGCAGGAAATGTACGATCTTAAAACAGGATTCCTTTCAGCGCTTATTCTTTCGGGAAATTTGATATTCAATGTATTCGCCAAACGCTTCCAATTCGATATACCATACACCTTCTTTATACTACTGGCGTTTTACTATATCGTTCTATATATAAAAAATCCGCAGAGTAAATATATCATTTATGTTGGTATCACGTTTGGGTTATGCCTTATGGTTAAGATACTCGTCGGATTCTACATTCCAATTATCTTGTTTCTCTTCTGGATACTGCAAAGAAAAAAGACTTCTCTGACGTTTAATAACATTTTTGTACTCACATTGATCGGTGTTTTGATCGCGCTTCCGTGGCACCTGTATATGATTGTTACATATGGACAGGAGTTTCTTCATTATTTTCTCGGCTTTCATATTTTCGATAGAGCATTCGTAGGTGTTGAGCAAAACGAAAAAGGCTCCGGAGTTCTGTACCATATAAATTACTTCCTGAGCATTATACCTTTTGGTATTATAGCGTTTTTCAGCCTATTGAAAGACGCGCGTAACTACAAAAATCTCGATTGGAGAAAAGTTTTCTTGTGGGTGTGGTTCCTTGTTGGTCTTATTATTATTTCATCATTTAGAACCAAGTTGGAGGTATATGTCCTACTTATTCTTGCGCCTGCATGTTTGATTATACCCCGGTATCTTTTTGATATGAAGCCCGGTTTCACTCGGGAAAAATCCACTTTGCTCTTTGCAATATTATTCAACATCTTATGGTTCGCATCATACTATTACCGTCCCGATATCAAAGAATACATTGCAGAATCTAATAAAATAATTGTACTGCTAATGCTGGTTGTAAGTATTATTTTATTATCTGCTATTGCGTTCTTCTTGGCAAAGAAAACTAATATAAGCAATTTGCTTACAGGAATGATCGTTGCGGTATTTCTTGGAGTTAATATCTTTTTCCTTGTGAAACCACTGGATTGGGATTACGAATTCCGGCTTACTCCTGTCAAAGAGGAGATCGATGCATCCGGTAAGGAAAAAATATTTTATGTAGGCAGTTTTTTCCGGTATAATCCCCAATTTAGCTTTTATTTCGATGGACTCGACATTGGCTGGCATAATGACAAATACTCTTACTATTTTGCCGATACGAAAGACGGATTTGATAACGTTAAGAACATTCTCGATACCCTAACAAAGGGTGAATATAATATCATAGTGGAAAAGGACAATATTAATAGGACCGAGTATCCCGATTCAAAAAAATTCATACCGGAAAACTTTAAACTCGTTAAAAGAACCGGCGGCTACGAGCTTTATCAAAATTGA
- a CDS encoding PorV/PorQ family protein — MTNKISTIIILTACFFATNLFAQNDGAGNTGMAFLKLGVGAESMAMGEAYSSLSEDATAYVYNPARLSFGSPKNVSLMHNSSIQDLNNDFIAAKFNLGGRLTMGLGVVRSSVDNIEIRTTPGDPIGTFSAENLSIGISMGYKLSETFSIGLTTKWLYEKIYIDDATGVGFDIGASYQKNNFSLSGTIANLGSLDDLRNVPTNLPTLVRLGGGYRFSKKDFDFRIGVEGFKVMDGGSLHLHAGGEVGYKDFLFVRAGYQSGYENKNFTTGVGFKYKGIKLDYAFIPYSSEFGTSNAFSLGINFN; from the coding sequence ATGACAAATAAGATTTCGACAATAATAATACTAACAGCCTGCTTTTTTGCTACTAATCTTTTCGCGCAGAATGACGGCGCGGGTAATACCGGGATGGCATTCCTTAAGCTCGGTGTCGGTGCGGAATCAATGGCAATGGGCGAGGCTTATTCCTCCCTGTCTGAAGACGCAACTGCATATGTGTATAATCCTGCGAGACTCAGCTTTGGCTCACCAAAGAACGTCTCCCTCATGCATAATTCATCCATTCAGGATCTGAATAACGATTTTATTGCGGCAAAGTTTAATCTAGGCGGCAGACTCACTATGGGACTTGGAGTTGTTAGGTCCAGCGTCGATAATATTGAGATACGCACTACTCCCGGTGACCCTATCGGCACATTCAGTGCGGAAAATCTTTCCATTGGAATTTCCATGGGATATAAACTTTCGGAAACATTCTCCATTGGACTTACAACCAAGTGGCTTTATGAAAAGATATATATCGATGATGCAACCGGTGTTGGATTTGATATTGGAGCAAGCTATCAAAAAAATAACTTTAGCCTCTCCGGTACGATTGCTAATCTCGGCTCGCTTGATGACCTGAGAAATGTACCGACCAACCTCCCTACTCTTGTTCGCTTAGGCGGTGGATATAGATTCTCTAAGAAAGATTTCGATTTCCGTATAGGAGTAGAAGGATTCAAGGTTATGGACGGGGGCTCTCTCCATCTTCATGCCGGAGGTGAGGTAGGATATAAGGATTTCTTATTTGTCCGCGCTGGTTATCAGTCCGGTTACGAAAATAAAAACTTCACTACAGGAGTGGGATTCAAATATAAAGGTATTAAACTCGATTACGCGTTCATTCCTTACTCCAGCGAATTTGGTACAAGTAATGCTTTCTCACTCGGCATCAATTTCAATTGA
- a CDS encoding long-chain fatty acid--CoA ligase, with product MNQKKTLTSYFTEVFSGLDYGEEFIFTKVKNKYLGLSRGELVCAIRKLIDELEKMGLKRGDKVAIIAANRTEWVMTDFACMFLGIVTVPIYNSLSPEQIKYILQDSDAKACFLASSYIMDKVLAIKDKLPELKTVVSYDDFDEMNRVEGVIFFSEMMTGQEDKPKKCMEELMKLAEKVNEDDLLTIIYTSGTTGTPKGVMLTHKNIYSNVQSCQKILQIDRNDAFLSFLPYCHVYERTAGYYLAIFTGAKIYYAQNIDTIAVQMPEVKPTIVIMVPRLLDKMYNKVLRRGDDLKPIKKKIFEWGVKVAEENWDRKSSLKWKIANKLVFEKVKERTGGRIRFFVSGGGALNKKIGEFFEGVGVSTLEGYGMTESSPVISVNRPDKNKYGTIGKALDGVMVDFAEDGEILVKGDLVMKGYYKMPEETEKTITNGWLHTGDIGEIDDEGYMKITDRKKSLFKTSGGKYVAPAQVEEVLRGLSYLDQMVVLGNGRMYVTALLVPNYEELRVYAKGKGITGSNEELISNEELLKAIERDIKRVQSGLGTHEKVRKFRFLSQPMSPETGEMTPTLKVKRKVVEERYKDLIEEMYYDI from the coding sequence ATGAACCAAAAAAAGACATTAACAAGCTATTTTACAGAGGTTTTCTCCGGTCTAGACTACGGCGAGGAGTTTATCTTTACGAAAGTAAAGAATAAGTACCTGGGGCTTTCGCGAGGAGAGCTAGTTTGTGCTATCCGGAAGCTGATTGATGAGCTGGAAAAGATGGGTTTGAAGAGGGGCGACAAGGTGGCTATCATTGCGGCGAACAGGACGGAGTGGGTGATGACGGATTTTGCGTGCATGTTCCTGGGTATTGTAACTGTTCCAATATATAATTCATTAAGTCCGGAGCAGATAAAATACATTTTACAGGACTCAGACGCGAAGGCGTGCTTCCTTGCTTCGTCTTATATAATGGATAAAGTGCTGGCGATAAAAGATAAACTGCCTGAGTTGAAGACGGTGGTAAGTTATGATGACTTCGATGAGATGAATAGGGTGGAGGGAGTAATATTTTTTTCGGAAATGATGACTGGTCAGGAAGATAAACCGAAGAAGTGTATGGAGGAGCTGATGAAACTTGCTGAGAAAGTGAATGAAGATGACCTGCTGACAATAATATATACATCCGGTACGACAGGGACGCCAAAGGGTGTCATGCTGACGCATAAGAATATTTATTCTAATGTGCAGTCATGCCAGAAGATATTACAGATAGATAGGAACGACGCATTCCTTTCTTTTTTGCCATACTGTCATGTGTATGAAAGGACAGCAGGGTATTATTTAGCGATATTTACGGGAGCGAAGATATATTACGCGCAGAATATAGATACGATCGCGGTACAGATGCCGGAGGTGAAGCCGACGATAGTGATCATGGTTCCCCGACTGCTAGATAAGATGTACAATAAAGTTTTGAGACGGGGTGATGATCTGAAACCAATAAAGAAGAAGATATTCGAGTGGGGTGTGAAAGTGGCAGAAGAGAATTGGGATAGGAAAAGCTCGCTAAAATGGAAAATTGCGAATAAGCTGGTATTCGAGAAGGTAAAGGAGAGGACAGGCGGCAGGATACGGTTCTTCGTTTCCGGCGGTGGAGCTCTGAACAAGAAGATCGGGGAGTTTTTCGAGGGTGTAGGTGTGTCAACACTGGAAGGGTATGGCATGACGGAATCTTCTCCTGTAATTTCAGTAAATAGACCGGATAAGAACAAATATGGTACAATAGGGAAGGCGCTGGACGGTGTGATGGTGGATTTTGCAGAGGACGGAGAGATACTGGTGAAGGGAGATCTGGTGATGAAAGGATATTATAAAATGCCGGAAGAGACGGAGAAAACGATAACGAACGGGTGGCTTCACACGGGGGATATTGGTGAGATAGATGATGAGGGTTATATGAAGATCACGGATAGAAAGAAATCACTCTTTAAAACTTCCGGTGGTAAGTATGTAGCGCCGGCACAAGTGGAGGAAGTACTTAGAGGATTGAGTTATCTTGATCAGATGGTGGTGCTGGGCAATGGGAGAATGTATGTGACAGCACTGCTTGTTCCCAACTATGAGGAGTTAAGGGTATATGCAAAAGGCAAAGGTATCACAGGTTCGAATGAGGAATTAATCAGCAATGAGGAGCTTTTAAAAGCAATAGAACGTGACATAAAAAGGGTGCAATCAGGTCTTGGTACACATGAGAAGGTGAGAAAATTCAGATTCCTGTCTCAGCCTATGTCGCCTGAGACAGGTGAGATGACGCCAACGCTCAAAGTAAAGCGCAAAGTAGTAGAAGAGCGATATAAAGATCTTATCGAGGAAATGTATTACGACATTTAA
- a CDS encoding NADH-quinone oxidoreductase subunit A: MLDGYIPIFVIIIISLLFAVVNINFSSWFGPKRPNKEKLSTYESGVEPIGTARDRFSVKYYMVAVSFIVFDIEVVFLYPWAVSFINMEKPEMTYSFIVGLVFIVILTIGLIYEYKKGVLKWD; this comes from the coding sequence ATGCTCGACGGATACATACCAATTTTTGTAATAATTATTATATCACTATTATTTGCGGTAGTGAACATAAATTTCTCCTCGTGGTTCGGACCAAAACGTCCGAATAAAGAGAAACTCAGTACCTATGAAAGCGGTGTAGAACCAATAGGAACGGCAAGAGACAGGTTTTCTGTGAAGTATTACATGGTGGCTGTGAGTTTCATAGTGTTCGATATCGAAGTGGTGTTTTTGTATCCCTGGGCAGTATCCTTCATTAATATGGAGAAACCTGAGATGACATATTCTTTCATAGTGGGATTGGTATTTATAGTAATTTTAACAATCGGATTGATATATGAATATAAGAAAGGAGTTTTGAAGTGGGATTAG
- a CDS encoding NADH-quinone oxidoreductase subunit B, translated as MGLEDLIAKEGFLTSKVDALFKWSQKNALWPMPMGISCCAIEMMAFAGPRFDVARFGSEAFRFSPRQSDLMIVAGTVTYKMSKVVRKIYDQMPDPKWVIAMGACTSSGGMYRTYSVVQGIDQFLPVDAYVAGCPPRPDNLLNALMKIQEKIQKGKFEGVGPNLN; from the coding sequence GTGGGATTAGAAGATCTAATTGCCAAAGAAGGGTTTCTGACCTCAAAGGTAGACGCATTATTTAAATGGTCGCAGAAAAATGCTTTATGGCCTATGCCTATGGGTATATCATGTTGCGCAATCGAGATGATGGCTTTTGCCGGACCGAGATTCGACGTAGCGAGATTTGGAAGTGAAGCATTCAGATTTTCCCCAAGACAATCGGATCTAATGATAGTAGCAGGGACAGTAACTTATAAAATGTCAAAGGTTGTGAGAAAAATATATGATCAGATGCCTGATCCCAAATGGGTTATTGCTATGGGTGCATGTACATCAAGCGGTGGTATGTATAGAACGTATTCCGTGGTACAGGGAATCGACCAATTTCTTCCTGTCGATGCTTACGTAGCAGGATGTCCGCCGAGACCTGATAACTTATTAAACGCTCTTATGAAGATACAGGAAAAGATACAGAAGGGTAAATTTGAAGGAGTTGGACCAAATTTAAATTAG
- a CDS encoding T9SS type A sorting domain-containing protein, with the protein MKKLLPLVVFILAIFSSINLKAQIMEDFESSDSTLPAGWSRINNAGFIISADPDVNWTVRDSGQYAPGLSSALTQSHNSLRSVGISWWASIDTVSGATTISDCYLVTPSFVPQSNWKINFWATGGSTNYSDSLQIWLSVIDSTASSFTEYINTIAWPTGSTYGNWTEYTYDIPSFVYGLTTWVGFRYYQDCAVDGFFVYIDDVFIGDPTSISQIGNNVPDKFALYQNYPNPFNPTTTIKFDLAKSTNVSLIVYNTLGQEVARLFDGNQGPGSYEANLDASKLSSGTYFYRLTTDYYTETKKMLLVK; encoded by the coding sequence ATGAAAAAACTATTACCTCTAGTTGTATTCATTTTAGCAATTTTCAGCAGTATTAATTTGAAAGCTCAGATCATGGAAGATTTTGAAAGCTCAGATTCAACTCTTCCAGCAGGATGGAGCAGAATTAATAATGCAGGATTTATAATCTCAGCAGACCCGGATGTTAACTGGACTGTAAGAGATTCTGGGCAATATGCTCCCGGTCTTTCCTCAGCTTTAACTCAGTCACACAACAGTTTAAGGTCTGTTGGAATCAGCTGGTGGGCAAGTATTGATACAGTATCAGGTGCAACCACAATTTCGGATTGTTACCTGGTTACCCCGAGTTTTGTACCGCAAAGCAATTGGAAGATAAATTTCTGGGCAACCGGTGGAAGCACGAACTATTCCGATAGTCTTCAGATATGGCTTAGTGTAATTGACTCAACAGCTTCAAGCTTTACAGAGTACATTAACACAATTGCATGGCCTACTGGATCAACATACGGAAACTGGACTGAGTATACTTATGATATACCATCATTCGTATATGGTCTTACAACCTGGGTAGGATTTAGATATTACCAGGATTGTGCTGTAGACGGATTCTTTGTTTATATAGATGATGTCTTTATTGGGGATCCGACCTCTATTTCACAAATCGGAAACAATGTCCCTGATAAATTTGCATTATACCAAAATTATCCTAATCCATTCAACCCAACGACAACAATAAAATTTGATCTTGCAAAGAGCACTAACGTAAGCCTTATAGTTTACAATACTCTTGGTCAGGAAGTTGCCAGGTTGTTTGACGGTAATCAGGGACCGGGATCTTATGAAGCTAACCTGGATGCATCAAAATTATCCAGTGGAACATACTTCTATAGATTGACAACAGATTACTATACAGAAACCAAGAAAATGCTTCTCGTGAAGTAA
- a CDS encoding NADH-quinone oxidoreductase subunit C, producing the protein MTEDRLNSLKDILKDFDIVFGDVNGTPDITIKKEEVINVCKTLKGAGDMNWLVDAVSVDRFKKVERFEMVYNLRSGKHKDRMFLRIKLDSKKPEMESLTQVWTSANWYEREAYDMMGINFINHPDLRRMYMPEDYEYYPLRKDFPLMGIPGSIPLPNK; encoded by the coding sequence ATGACAGAAGATAGACTTAACTCTCTAAAAGACATACTAAAGGATTTTGATATAGTTTTTGGAGACGTAAACGGCACACCAGACATTACAATCAAGAAAGAAGAAGTAATAAATGTATGCAAAACGCTGAAAGGAGCCGGTGATATGAACTGGCTTGTTGATGCTGTGAGCGTAGACCGTTTCAAGAAGGTTGAAAGGTTTGAAATGGTTTACAATTTGCGTTCGGGAAAGCACAAAGACAGGATGTTTTTAAGGATAAAGCTCGATAGTAAGAAACCAGAGATGGAAAGCTTGACGCAAGTATGGACGTCAGCAAACTGGTACGAGAGAGAAGCTTATGACATGATGGGTATTAACTTCATTAATCATCCTGATCTGAGAAGGATGTATATGCCCGAAGATTATGAATATTATCCTCTAAGAAAGGATTTCCCGCTTATGGGAATACCCGGGTCAATACCATTACCAAACAAATAA